GTCCGGGCGACGCACGGCGACCCGAGCCACATCCGGTACGAAGTGACCGGCGTCCTCCGGTTGCGGCTCCTCGCGTATCGGCCCGATACCGTGGCCGGCCCGATGCTGGCGGGCGCGATGCTCGTCGGCGGCCGCCGCGCAAAGTTGCCCGCTCTCGCGTGGGGCGATCCGGCCCTGTTCCGCTGACGCCGGAACCGCGATACCGGCGCCTCCCACGGCGACGGTCAGAAGGTCAGCGTGGTCGATCTGTGGGTCGCGTCGAGCAGATCGATCGCCACCTGGCCGCCGGCGTATTCGGCGACCAGTTTCGCCAGTTCGACCGCGATCGCCATCGCGTCCACGTCCGGCAGATCCGGCAGGACATCCACGTTGTAGAGCAGATTCCGCGAATCCGGCTTGATCGCCGTGTGCTCCGACTGCCGCCACACCCAGCGGCGCGTGAGGACCGTGTTGCCCTCGGCGAGGATCACCTCCCCGGCGATCGGCCGCTCCGAGGACGTCGAACCGAAGGCGGAGAAGGTCTCGCCGCCGGTCGCGAGACGCAGCATGATGTCGCCGTCGACGTCGTCGAGCGCATGGCCGCCGATGGGAACGAGATGACGCAGGCTGATGACGGTCCCGATGTCGATGAGGCGGCCGAGGGACGACAGCGAGCCGCGGATCGCCCGGCGGGCCAGCGCCTCCACCGACGGCCGGAAGTCGCTCGGCCGAGCTCCGAAGGCACGGAATGCCTCTCGCCAGGGATGGATGCGGTGATCGGCCGCGACGGCGGTGATATCGATGGATTCCCGCAGGTCCGCGCAGGCTCGCTGCAACGCCGCGACCAGCGGTGGCTGGGACTCGCCGTTGCGGACGTTGCGGGCGACGAGGACGCCGACCCGGTAGGACGGATGCCGCTCGAACACGGCGTCGTCGACGGCATAGCGGATGGTCTTGCCGAGGAAGTGCGGCGTCGGATTCTCGGTGTTCACGTGGTTTCCTCCAGATCTGTTGCGGTGGGCAGGGTCGGGTCCACCGGGAATACCGGGAGGACCTCGCAGGTATCGGCTCTCGTGCACCCGCCGTCGGAGAGCCGGTAGGCATGCGCATGGGCCAGGCAGGTGACGACGCCGAGGCCGAAATCCGGCAGGCCGCGGCGGGCGAGGTCGGCACCCTTGTGCGGGCAGAACCGCGCGACGGCGAAGGACTTCCCGCCGCTACGGAAGATGGCGTACTGGCGTCCGTTCACGGTCGCCTGGAACGTGTCGTGCCAGACCGATCGAGGTGCGCGGCGAACGGAATCAGGATCGAACTCGAGGGGCTCACCGGAGGCGTTCACGCTTCGTACTCCCGGTTCGCCCTGCGCTGTTCGGCGAGGTCACGGAGCACCTCCACGGCGGGCACCAAGTCCACGTGACTCGGCAGCTCGGCGCGATTCGCGTGCGAGAGCAACGAGGGTTCGGTTCCCCCGACCTTGGCGGCCGCGATGAGGATGTGGTGTTCGACGTCCTGGATCTCGATTTCGGTGAATACGGCGTGCGCGGCCCGCACCACCGTCGATTCGCGAACCGGCGTAGCGGCCAGCGCGATGCGCAAGCCATCGATCGCCCGGCGCAGCCGGTGGTAGTCCAGGTTCTGCGTGCCGGAGAAGCCGGTCTCGCGTCCACTGAGCACGGCCATCGAGGGGCGGACGTGCCGCAGATAGAGCTCCGCGGGAAAGGCGCCGGCGAACCACATCGCGGCAGTGGTCGCCCGCAAGTAGCGCGCGGCGGCCAGAAGGGCATCGGCGGTCGCGCCGTCGTCCCCGGCCACCGCACGCGCTTGCGCACGCTGAATCTCCGCGAGACAGAAGACAGTCGACAGGTTGAACAGGTGATGCCCGATGATCCAGCGGTATTCCGCTCGCACCTCGACGGAGGCATCGGCGAACGGCTTGCCCGCGACGCGGGACGCCGTCTCGCGCACGGCCACCGACGTGGTCGCGCACCACCCCAGCATCTCGCCGATCGCGTCGAGCGCGCTGATGCTCTCGTCCAGGGCGATCGGGGCGGTGGACATCTCGGCCAGCACCGCCGCGCCGGTGACCACGATCTGCGCGGCCAGCACGTCGCGAGGCAATTCGGCCACCCGCACGAATCCGAAGTAGTGGTCGTAGTCGATGCTTCCCTCGACTTCGGATGTGGTCTCCACCTGGGCGACCACCGGAACGCCGGCCGGCATCAGCGCGCCCAGCTCGGCTCCGGCGGCGGCCAATTCCGCCGAGACGGCGGACGGAGTGGGCATCTGCTCGCGCAGCCGTCGCGTGAGCGCGCGCAGTCGCGCGGCGACCGGCGACAGCGCGGGATTGCGCGGCCGGACGATGCCCGTCGCGGGCTCCGGCAGCACCGACGTGAGCGGCAGGACGAGGGAAGGGCACGACAAGCTCTGATAGTTGCCGTCGGTATCATCCCGTGTCGTCGTATCGTGCCGACGGCGAATGGTCATTATCTGGGGCACCGGTTCTCTCGCCTTCGTCTCTTGGCTGCGGCAGCGCGGTTCGCGACAATTGATGCGCCTGGCGTTTGCCAGTTTCCAGTCGGCTGATCCGATAAGGGAGGGGTTGCGTGATGGCGGTCGGATCGCAACCCGCAACCCCGCCGAACCACCCGCCACACCGCGGTCCGCGAGAGGCAGCCGACGCAGCGGGCCCGGCCGCGAGCAGACGAGCCTTCGGCCGGGAACTCCGGCGGTGGCGCGAGTTTCGCGGCATGTCGCAGGCCGAGCTCGGCAATCTCGTTCATTGCGACAAGTCGGTGATCAGCCGCATCGAGGCCGGACAGCGACCGGTCTCCCCGAATTTCATCGCCTCCTGTGAGCGCGAACTGGCCACCGGCGGTGCCCTGCTCGCGCAAGCGCCCGCGCCGAAGGCGCACAGCGCGGCACAGCCCGTGTCACTGGC
Above is a genomic segment from Nocardia sputorum containing:
- a CDS encoding B3/B4 domain-containing protein; this encodes MNTENPTPHFLGKTIRYAVDDAVFERHPSYRVGVLVARNVRNGESQPPLVAALQRACADLRESIDITAVAADHRIHPWREAFRAFGARPSDFRPSVEALARRAIRGSLSSLGRLIDIGTVISLRHLVPIGGHALDDVDGDIMLRLATGGETFSAFGSTSSERPIAGEVILAEGNTVLTRRWVWRQSEHTAIKPDSRNLLYNVDVLPDLPDVDAMAIAVELAKLVAEYAGGQVAIDLLDATHRSTTLTF
- a CDS encoding Rieske (2Fe-2S) protein, with product MNASGEPLEFDPDSVRRAPRSVWHDTFQATVNGRQYAIFRSGGKSFAVARFCPHKGADLARRGLPDFGLGVVTCLAHAHAYRLSDGGCTRADTCEVLPVFPVDPTLPTATDLEETT